The following are from one region of the Methanospirillum hungatei genome:
- a CDS encoding DEAD/DEAH box helicase, with amino-acid sequence MELKRGYVPEHQEKPDTYPETKPPIILHGLIYPRISGIALFGESGSDKPAPNITLSHSDIYPPALPHYRLAETIHTITGHSFHSASRAYWIIHAPEPRSGSSDTNNSKTGHQQVPLSRYTVPVLIIPYETFFETFTTLQASPDVHIGDTVTYLISLLESACILVRDGKFKPALVKTSSGYQISWTPALLPDDFSWLARYAAAMPPIMQFASEQKRIQKPLPNPEEFLFAALSGMMETIIKQALKKHPPSIRPGKRMIEHEKDALAFMASLTGKDLNIQDHELDPVFAEKMDEWLLFRKEGSVPFHTCIIVQEPDGEDLEPWTIRLCIRSEGDPDLLIPAKTIWNLPDKSGGVLPPGPVLIQELLTGLSRAVSVSPVLKDCLSGSNPTTAEIPLADAATFLTTEVLAVKDKRVDVILPSWWTDEKYRPRIELGARKKGPAHRDGMLGISELISFDYRIAIGDESVSPEEFWQAVKQKTPIIKVKGRWIFGNAGALSTALTQFERRYIRGKPQAGDLIQLSVGGFDGPITVQVRGTDEWTKDILAMLRSTQDAAECPIPAALNGTLRPYQETGHAFLLRCTERGFGACLADDMGLGKTIQTIAWFLSLKEHDPDLAPALIICPMSVAGNWEREIKRFAPSLSVWIHHGISRCRGDEFFRLISQYDLILTTYNLASRDIDHLSPVRWSAVILDEAQNIKNPNTLQSQAIRELIADRRIALTGTPVENRLLELWSIMDFLNPGYLGSQHAFQSRYGHLSGTEKDRHGTTELRLLIRPFLLRRMKTDKAVIADLPEKMESRVFCTLTHEQATLYQAVVEDMAQSLETVTGLARRGVIFRTITRLKQICNHPGLFIHDRGFLPERSGKVSRLLEMLEEVSEEGDSALIFSQYATFAEYLAGILRERFSMPVLLLTGKTPRLERERLVREFQSSKEPSLFVISLKAGGTGLNLTAATHVFHVDRWWNPAVEDQATDRTYRIGQRQNVQVHLMIAAGTLEEQIDRINNEKRILGQEVLAQGEDLLTSLSTEELLDIVSLRDAVLSGEDEE; translated from the coding sequence ATGGAACTCAAGAGGGGCTATGTACCGGAACACCAGGAAAAGCCTGACACATATCCAGAGACTAAGCCACCAATTATCCTGCATGGCCTCATATATCCCCGGATTTCAGGCATTGCCTTATTTGGAGAATCCGGATCAGATAAACCAGCCCCGAATATAACTCTCAGTCATTCTGATATCTATCCTCCTGCTCTCCCTCATTATCGACTTGCCGAGACGATCCATACGATAACCGGCCATTCTTTCCATTCGGCCAGTCGGGCATACTGGATAATCCATGCACCAGAACCCAGATCAGGGAGTTCTGATACCAATAATTCCAAAACCGGACACCAACAGGTACCACTCTCCCGATATACTGTTCCGGTTCTCATCATCCCGTACGAAACCTTTTTTGAAACATTCACCACTCTTCAGGCATCACCGGATGTCCACATCGGAGACACGGTCACATATCTTATTAGCTTGCTGGAATCAGCATGTATTCTGGTCAGGGATGGAAAATTCAAACCAGCCCTCGTAAAGACTTCATCAGGATACCAGATCAGCTGGACTCCGGCACTTCTCCCTGATGATTTCTCATGGCTGGCCCGGTATGCAGCCGCAATGCCGCCAATTATGCAATTTGCCTCTGAACAGAAGAGAATTCAAAAGCCACTCCCAAACCCAGAGGAATTTCTTTTTGCTGCTCTCTCCGGGATGATGGAGACCATAATCAAACAGGCACTCAAAAAGCATCCACCTTCTATCCGGCCAGGAAAGCGGATGATAGAGCATGAAAAAGATGCCCTTGCCTTCATGGCTTCCCTCACCGGAAAAGACCTCAATATACAGGATCATGAGTTGGATCCAGTGTTTGCAGAAAAGATGGATGAATGGCTTTTGTTCCGGAAAGAAGGGTCTGTCCCCTTTCATACCTGTATCATCGTGCAGGAACCAGACGGTGAAGATCTGGAACCCTGGACGATTCGGCTCTGTATACGATCTGAAGGGGATCCTGACCTCCTTATCCCGGCCAAGACGATCTGGAACCTTCCTGACAAATCCGGTGGAGTGCTTCCCCCTGGTCCGGTCCTCATCCAGGAACTCCTTACCGGACTTTCGCGGGCCGTGTCAGTATCACCGGTTCTGAAAGATTGCCTGTCAGGTTCAAATCCGACAACCGCGGAGATACCACTTGCTGATGCAGCAACCTTTCTGACTACCGAGGTTCTTGCCGTAAAAGACAAAAGAGTAGATGTAATCCTCCCGTCATGGTGGACCGATGAGAAGTACAGACCCCGGATTGAACTTGGCGCCCGCAAGAAAGGTCCGGCTCACCGGGACGGGATGCTTGGGATATCTGAACTAATCTCGTTTGATTACCGGATTGCTATTGGTGATGAATCAGTATCTCCTGAAGAGTTCTGGCAGGCAGTCAAACAGAAAACCCCGATCATCAAAGTGAAGGGCAGATGGATCTTTGGGAATGCAGGTGCCCTTTCCACTGCACTCACACAATTTGAGAGACGATACATCCGGGGAAAGCCACAGGCAGGAGATCTCATCCAACTGTCGGTCGGAGGATTTGATGGTCCGATCACCGTTCAGGTCAGGGGAACCGATGAATGGACAAAAGATATCCTTGCCATGCTCCGGTCAACACAGGATGCTGCCGAATGTCCAATCCCCGCAGCATTGAACGGGACACTCCGGCCATACCAGGAGACAGGACATGCATTCCTCCTTCGATGTACCGAGCGGGGATTTGGGGCCTGTCTTGCCGATGATATGGGCCTTGGAAAGACAATTCAGACGATTGCATGGTTCTTATCCCTGAAAGAGCATGATCCAGACCTGGCTCCGGCTCTTATCATCTGCCCCATGTCAGTTGCCGGAAACTGGGAACGAGAGATTAAACGGTTTGCTCCTTCTCTTTCGGTCTGGATCCATCATGGAATCTCCCGGTGCAGAGGGGATGAATTTTTCCGGCTCATCAGCCAGTATGACCTTATTCTGACCACGTATAACCTGGCAAGCCGGGATATTGATCACCTTTCACCGGTCAGGTGGTCAGCTGTTATCCTTGATGAGGCCCAGAATATAAAAAATCCGAATACGCTCCAGTCACAGGCAATTCGGGAGCTGATTGCTGACCGGAGGATTGCCCTGACCGGAACACCGGTGGAGAACCGTCTTCTTGAACTCTGGTCAATCATGGACTTTTTAAATCCCGGATACCTGGGATCCCAGCATGCATTTCAGTCAAGGTATGGTCATCTGTCAGGAACAGAAAAAGACCGGCATGGGACCACTGAACTTCGTCTGCTTATCAGGCCGTTCCTCTTGCGACGAATGAAGACCGATAAGGCGGTGATTGCTGATCTTCCGGAGAAGATGGAATCACGGGTGTTTTGCACGCTTACCCATGAACAGGCGACGTTATACCAGGCGGTTGTCGAGGATATGGCACAGTCTCTTGAGACGGTAACCGGACTGGCACGACGAGGAGTTATCTTCCGGACCATCACCAGGCTGAAACAGATCTGCAATCATCCCGGCCTTTTCATCCATGATCGAGGATTTCTGCCCGAACGGTCAGGGAAAGTCTCCCGACTTCTTGAGATGCTGGAAGAGGTCAGCGAAGAAGGAGATTCTGCCCTGATATTCAGCCAGTATGCGACGTTTGCAGAGTATCTTGCAGGTATTCTGCGGGAAAGGTTTTCAATGCCAGTATTACTCCTTACCGGAAAGACTCCCCGGCTAGAGCGTGAACGACTGGTCAGGGAGTTTCAGTCATCGAAAGAGCCATCACTCTTTGTGATATCGTTAAAAGCCGGAGGTACCGGGCTGAACCTGACCGCTGCAACCCATGTCTTCCATGTTGACCGGTGGTGGAACCCGGCAGTTGAGGACCAGGCGACGGATAGGACATACCGGATCGGACAACGGCAGAATGTTCAGGTTCATCTGATGATCGCCGCCGGAACGCTTGAAGAACAGATTGACCGGATCAATAATGAGAAACGAATTCTGGGTCAGGAGGTTCTGGCACAGGGAGAGGATCTCCTCACCAGTCTGTCAACAGAGGAATTACTGGATATCGTCTCACTCCGTGATGCGGTACTCTCCGGGGAGGATGAGGAATGA
- a CDS encoding nucleotidyltransferase family protein — protein MNACKIIRPYSRDEILAILKEKATYLERDYHVQEIGLFGSIVRGEGTDTSDIDILVTFSKTPDLFTFVRLEQYLSSIFHMKVDLVLKDSLKRHIGEHILSEVVYE, from the coding sequence ATGAACGCTTGCAAAATTATCCGGCCATATTCAAGAGATGAAATATTAGCAATCTTAAAAGAAAAAGCCACTTATCTTGAGCGGGATTATCATGTCCAGGAGATTGGACTTTTTGGCTCAATTGTTCGGGGAGAAGGAACTGATACCAGTGATATTGATATTCTGGTCACATTCTCAAAAACTCCAGATTTGTTTACATTTGTGAGATTGGAACAATATCTTTCTAGTATATTCCATATGAAGGTTGATCTGGTTTTGAAAGATTCGTTAAAGCGTCATATTGGTGAACATATCTTATCAGAAGTGGTGTATGAATGA
- a CDS encoding DUF86 domain-containing protein yields MKRDFQDYLDDIGDMIHIILEFTDNMSYEEFLEDKKTQFAVVRAFEVMGEAAKKIPLDIRDRYPTIPWAEMAGMRDKLIHEYFGVNFQIVFKTAREILPSISKDFALVKTNIFSIEQE; encoded by the coding sequence ATGAAACGTGATTTTCAGGACTACCTGGATGATATTGGTGATATGATCCACATCATTCTGGAATTCACTGATAATATGTCATATGAAGAGTTTTTAGAGGATAAAAAAACACAATTCGCTGTAGTTCGGGCATTTGAGGTAATGGGTGAAGCAGCGAAGAAAATTCCTCTAGATATCAGAGACAGGTACCCCACAATTCCCTGGGCTGAAATGGCCGGAATGAGAGATAAGTTAATTCATGAATATTTTGGAGTCAATTTTCAGATAGTTTTCAAAACGGCCAGAGAAATATTACCAAGTATTTCGAAAGATTTTGCTCTGGTAAAAACCAATATCTTTTCTATCGAGCAGGAATAA
- a CDS encoding type II toxin-antitoxin system HicA family toxin gives MTSRKSEKVVKALLKKGFVCKNTHHRYLIFSNQGKDTDIITFVSHEKREMSDALLSVMARQISLSKEDFFLLIDCTIDESDLIARYKEIGKID, from the coding sequence GTGACCTCAAGAAAGAGTGAAAAAGTGGTTAAAGCACTTTTAAAAAAAGGATTCGTATGTAAAAATACCCATCATAGATATTTGATTTTTTCAAATCAGGGCAAAGATACTGACATTATTACCTTTGTAAGTCATGAAAAAAGAGAGATGAGCGATGCATTGCTTTCAGTAATGGCACGACAGATCTCACTTTCGAAAGAAGATTTTTTTTTGTTAATCGACTGCACTATAGATGAATCAGATCTCATAGCAAGGTACAAGGAAATCGGAAAAATCGACTGA
- a CDS encoding MarR family winged helix-turn-helix transcriptional regulator, giving the protein MTPMVKTPQEIAATEILQLFLEFQVIMKIAFPDLSGMQEAKYRLLGILEAQGTKSMSDLCGSMFISKPYMSRLVEHLVSEGLVERIVDPSDRRAMNISVTDEGRKELRMLLQNMRNNIIPFISKLSSSDLKRFCDASKEIHTIFSIFTDRYDQSAWSFYTLDKKDSP; this is encoded by the coding sequence ATGACACCGATGGTTAAGACTCCTCAGGAGATAGCTGCTACAGAGATACTACAGTTGTTTCTCGAATTCCAGGTGATCATGAAGATTGCCTTTCCCGATCTTTCCGGGATGCAAGAGGCAAAGTACCGGTTACTCGGTATCCTGGAAGCTCAGGGAACAAAATCCATGTCAGATCTCTGTGGGAGTATGTTTATCTCAAAACCATACATGTCACGATTGGTAGAACATCTGGTTTCTGAAGGATTAGTCGAACGGATTGTTGATCCATCGGATCGGAGAGCAATGAACATATCCGTAACCGATGAAGGCAGAAAAGAACTTCGAATGCTTCTTCAGAATATGCGAAATAACATCATCCCATTCATTTCAAAATTATCCTCCTCTGATTTGAAGAGATTTTGTGACGCAAGCAAAGAAATTCATACCATCTTTTCGATTTTCACCGACAGGTACGATCAATCGGCCTGGTCATTCTACACCCTTGATAAAAAAGATTCTCCATAA
- a CDS encoding COG1361 S-layer family protein, whose product MIIAHTQKAFLIMGIALIAASFMATPALAGTKYLAGSPNLTISISGTNEFTPGETVGLDVRIQNDGLNQMKMVQSGIVEQDDLPSTAKMVTATLQSGDAPVLIKSDAQMIGDVKGSENAIASFQIRIKDDAKAGMYDLPITIRYTHLAHAEQQGTDSVTYRYQEQMKSLILPLSMKSAINTDIIKVTPEEIHAGGSGYVTLRLKNTGSDVGEKAVAEIIRSGNSPVVPVDGMVYLGTFAPGAEMDAKFKVSVSLDAEPQQYPLKVQVRYENTDGEQMTTPEEEIGIPVLKKIAFEVTGDDSIVNPGQSHVIEVPFKNIGESVAYHAQARISAVDPFTSNDDLAYLGDIGPGETSIARFRVTVGSDATVKNYALDSEVRYRDALDTSRISDTIKVPVTVEKPSGPGMLSNLILLVVAFAAIIGGIHFFRTKKQGQRV is encoded by the coding sequence ATGATAATCGCACATACCCAAAAAGCATTTCTCATAATGGGCATAGCCCTTATAGCAGCATCGTTTATGGCAACTCCGGCTCTTGCAGGTACAAAGTACCTCGCTGGTTCACCAAATCTTACCATTTCCATCTCTGGAACAAATGAATTTACTCCTGGTGAAACGGTAGGTCTTGATGTTCGCATACAAAACGACGGTCTGAATCAGATGAAAATGGTCCAGTCTGGTATTGTTGAACAGGATGATCTTCCGAGTACGGCAAAAATGGTAACTGCAACACTCCAGTCTGGTGATGCACCCGTACTGATAAAATCTGATGCCCAGATGATCGGGGACGTAAAAGGATCTGAAAACGCTATTGCCTCCTTTCAAATCCGGATAAAAGATGACGCGAAAGCCGGTATGTATGACCTTCCGATTACCATCAGATATACCCATCTGGCACATGCAGAGCAACAGGGAACAGACAGTGTTACCTATCGGTACCAGGAACAGATGAAATCCCTTATCCTTCCATTATCGATGAAATCAGCGATTAATACTGATATTATCAAAGTGACTCCTGAAGAGATACATGCCGGTGGTTCCGGGTATGTTACCCTTAGATTGAAAAATACCGGCAGTGATGTGGGAGAAAAGGCTGTTGCAGAGATTATCAGAAGTGGTAATTCCCCGGTTGTGCCGGTTGATGGAATGGTATACCTCGGAACCTTTGCTCCTGGAGCCGAGATGGATGCAAAATTTAAAGTATCGGTGAGTCTGGATGCAGAGCCACAGCAGTACCCGCTGAAAGTTCAGGTACGGTATGAAAATACTGACGGCGAACAGATGACCACTCCGGAAGAGGAGATTGGTATCCCGGTTTTGAAAAAAATCGCTTTTGAAGTGACTGGAGATGATTCCATTGTAAATCCGGGTCAAAGTCATGTTATTGAAGTTCCGTTCAAAAATATCGGCGAATCTGTTGCGTACCATGCACAAGCCAGGATTAGTGCAGTAGATCCTTTTACCAGCAATGACGATCTTGCCTATCTTGGTGATATCGGTCCTGGAGAAACAAGCATTGCAAGATTCAGGGTTACGGTTGGATCTGATGCAACCGTCAAGAATTATGCACTTGATTCAGAAGTCCGATACCGTGATGCACTGGACACCAGCAGAATTTCAGATACCATTAAAGTGCCGGTAACGGTTGAAAAACCATCAGGACCGGGTATGCTTTCAAACCTCATCCTGCTCGTAGTCGCTTTTGCAGCAATCATCGGTGGAATTCATTTCTTCCGGACAAAAAAACAGGGACAAAGGGTCTGA
- a CDS encoding efflux RND transporter permease subunit — MPPIFSRLADVVVDHPRLLSGCILVFMAVSLLGMTMISMVSGNDTYMSPTSERGIITAHYQDTFQQNTLVLLYESGTPLSPDQLQYIDSIQDPIENLPYVSSVSQITNVIKEKTSGVLPSNRAEIDEVIQTLPESIVKQYIPSQLLSMGMITLDPGLTLDQKENAIENIRSFIASTTVPPGLTIQLTGEAAFSQEMEDELSKSMGTLIIAALILMVIVVGLLFTYVSHRFLPILIVTLGLLFTFGLMGMAHIQVGMSVVSAFPILLGLGIDYAIQFQSRLEEESRTNPLSVAVKTTIIKTGPAVLFAMLATTMGFMAMFISPVPMIQSFGLVAIIGVVVCYLTSLIGIPLFALVFGYKPKGAGKSRQSEIIDLSLSKIAEWVAKRPVPILLLVVMVAFIGIQLDPKIPINTNEQSFVPGDMPAKVTMDKVSRTIGSTDPIAILVYGSDVISLESIQWMDRFTKYQVDSHSQLTNAVSIADYVKMYNNGTIPSTKSELTGVLEQIPEETQKQFLNGRNEAIIKLYTIKLDTPQKGELRKLVEADLEFVYPPPGIKTRIVGSFELFTTLIRELVESKEAMTYLGFLLVVVFLGVVYRNINAITPIIPIVAIVGWNAVAMYLLGIDYNILTACLGSMTIGIACQYTILVMERYIEERESNDDVIESIKNSVRKIGSAILVSGLATFFGFSALILSTFPIVSNFGLSTIIAVFFSLIGAVIVMPAVLVLLDQVIHKVEKIEDDVFSHSHSHN; from the coding sequence ATGCCACCTATTTTTAGTCGGCTTGCCGATGTTGTAGTGGACCATCCGAGATTGTTATCTGGTTGTATCCTTGTTTTCATGGCCGTATCACTCCTTGGTATGACCATGATCTCGATGGTGTCTGGAAATGACACCTATATGAGTCCCACTTCAGAGCGGGGTATTATAACTGCTCATTATCAGGACACGTTTCAGCAAAACACTCTTGTTTTGCTGTATGAGTCTGGGACGCCGCTCAGTCCTGATCAATTACAGTATATAGACTCCATACAGGATCCAATCGAAAATCTGCCGTATGTTTCGTCCGTTTCTCAAATTACGAATGTAATCAAGGAAAAAACATCTGGGGTGCTTCCAAGTAACAGAGCGGAAATTGATGAAGTAATACAGACTCTCCCCGAATCAATTGTAAAGCAGTACATTCCATCGCAACTTCTTTCAATGGGAATGATTACTCTTGATCCAGGGCTTACCCTTGATCAGAAAGAAAATGCCATAGAGAATATCCGTTCCTTTATTGCAAGTACAACAGTTCCACCAGGACTGACCATTCAGCTCACCGGTGAAGCAGCGTTTTCCCAGGAGATGGAAGATGAACTGAGCAAATCCATGGGAACTCTCATTATTGCAGCACTTATTCTGATGGTTATCGTTGTAGGGCTTCTTTTTACCTATGTGAGCCACCGGTTCCTCCCGATCCTCATTGTGACTCTGGGTCTGCTTTTCACCTTTGGTCTTATGGGAATGGCACATATTCAGGTCGGGATGTCAGTCGTGTCTGCATTTCCAATTCTCCTGGGACTGGGAATAGATTATGCAATTCAGTTTCAATCAAGACTTGAAGAGGAGAGCAGAACCAATCCATTGTCTGTTGCAGTGAAAACAACCATCATCAAGACCGGTCCGGCGGTGCTCTTTGCGATGCTTGCAACAACAATGGGATTTATGGCAATGTTTATCTCTCCGGTGCCGATGATCCAGTCATTCGGACTTGTTGCCATCATCGGGGTTGTCGTCTGTTATCTTACATCGTTAATCGGCATTCCATTATTTGCACTCGTGTTTGGGTACAAACCGAAAGGAGCAGGAAAATCCCGTCAGTCGGAAATAATTGATCTGTCTCTTTCAAAGATTGCGGAGTGGGTAGCAAAACGACCAGTTCCAATCCTTCTTCTCGTGGTAATGGTAGCGTTCATTGGTATCCAACTGGATCCAAAGATTCCAATAAATACCAATGAACAATCGTTTGTTCCGGGGGATATGCCTGCAAAGGTCACAATGGACAAGGTTTCCCGGACTATTGGATCAACTGATCCGATTGCCATTCTGGTGTATGGATCTGATGTCATATCTCTTGAATCCATTCAATGGATGGACAGATTTACGAAATATCAGGTGGATTCTCACTCCCAGCTGACAAATGCAGTGAGTATTGCTGATTATGTAAAGATGTACAACAATGGAACCATCCCTTCAACCAAAAGTGAATTAACAGGTGTCTTAGAGCAGATTCCGGAAGAGACTCAGAAACAGTTCCTGAACGGGCGTAATGAAGCGATAATCAAGTTATACACCATTAAACTCGATACCCCACAAAAAGGAGAATTACGAAAACTGGTCGAAGCGGATTTGGAATTTGTTTATCCGCCTCCGGGTATTAAGACCAGAATTGTGGGTTCGTTTGAATTATTTACAACCCTTATCCGTGAACTGGTGGAGAGTAAAGAAGCGATGACCTATCTTGGATTCCTTCTTGTCGTTGTATTTCTTGGGGTTGTGTACCGGAATATTAACGCAATTACTCCAATCATTCCTATTGTCGCAATTGTCGGCTGGAATGCGGTTGCGATGTATCTTCTGGGTATTGACTACAATATCCTGACCGCATGTCTTGGTTCGATGACCATCGGAATTGCATGTCAGTATACAATTCTGGTTATGGAGCGGTATATAGAAGAACGGGAATCCAATGATGACGTGATAGAATCTATAAAAAATAGTGTCCGGAAGATAGGTTCTGCAATCCTGGTTTCAGGTCTTGCAACGTTCTTCGGGTTCTCGGCTCTTATCCTCTCGACATTTCCCATTGTGAGTAATTTTGGACTGAGTACCATCATCGCGGTGTTCTTTTCACTTATCGGGGCGGTTATTGTAATGCCAGCAGTTCTTGTATTACTTGACCAGGTAATCCACAAAGTAGAGAAGATTGAAGATGATGTTTTCTCTCATTCTCATTCTCATAATTAA
- a CDS encoding PAS domain S-box protein — protein sequence MSTSPLTILYVDDEPLLLQATKAYLEHLGFHVETTDSGLKALGLLSEKHYDAIVSDYQMAGMDGITLLKEIRSRNPEIPFILYTGRGREEVVIEAIDNGADFYVQKGGKPAPQFKELTHKIRIAVQKKQDSKALMESELRFRSLIQNSSDIIRILDKDGTILFDSPSSSRILGYPEGSLVGTCAFDYIHPEDKDQVQSDFLEVHNNTNDHIPTEYRIRKADGSYLYVESVGLNLLDTPGINGIVTTTHPIHTQKMAEFGMKKVADDLAAAYEELAANEEELRISYEQLKEQEQALLESEERFRSMAERSSDLIILISKEFLSIYLSPSAHSVIGYDPEEFVGKPAEYWAQTIFSPSGPDFYQAVQKTMNGESVSNLEVQIQKKNGEYAYVNINAVPTQHEEKITGIQVSMRDITPVRKAERAFRESEIKLRKSEQRFLATTTNAGFWVWEVDADGIYTYSSPAVESIMGYHPDDLIGKIRFFDLFDPSVRDEQVEMAREIFDSKKSFSNFINLNSHKNGRCVILNTCGTPVFDEHGIFSGYCGVDQDITTQKEAEEKIRDSEARYRLLADNVHDVIWTTDERMRITYVSPSVIDMLGFSPAEIRTMTFRDLLTPESYQRIINHHYEWLDQLLENKKITDKSTVELEFIRKDQTRVCTEIMIKPIYTEYELFIGLVGVTRDISKRKHTEKALKVANHQLSLLTSVTRHDILNKVSVIFTYLSLADLEYASPKLTEYLRIIKMATDDIQSHIEFTRVYQNLGSQEPQWFILERVMPRSVLPVNIHYLNDLCRFALYGDPMLEKVFFNLLDNSIRHGDYVTDIRVSAYNSDGGLIIIWEDNGRGIPYEEKDSIFEHGVGNNTGFGLFLVREILLLTGITIQETGIPGNGARFEIRVPKGVYRIIEG from the coding sequence ATGTCTACTTCTCCTTTAACAATCCTTTACGTTGATGATGAACCCCTTCTTCTCCAGGCAACAAAAGCATATCTGGAGCACCTGGGATTTCACGTCGAGACTACAGATTCCGGCCTTAAAGCACTCGGATTACTCTCTGAAAAACATTATGATGCCATCGTTTCAGACTACCAGATGGCAGGTATGGACGGTATTACCCTCTTAAAAGAGATCCGGAGCAGAAATCCTGAGATCCCATTCATTCTCTATACCGGACGAGGACGGGAAGAGGTGGTCATAGAGGCGATTGATAACGGGGCTGACTTTTATGTCCAGAAAGGAGGAAAACCAGCACCGCAATTTAAAGAATTAACACACAAAATTAGGATTGCGGTTCAGAAGAAACAAGACAGCAAGGCACTCATGGAGAGTGAACTCAGGTTTCGCTCTCTTATTCAAAACTCATCAGACATTATACGAATCCTGGACAAAGACGGAACTATCCTCTTTGATTCACCATCCTCATCTCGAATTCTGGGATACCCGGAAGGGTCACTTGTCGGGACATGTGCTTTTGATTACATTCATCCGGAAGACAAAGATCAGGTCCAGTCAGATTTTCTGGAGGTGCATAATAATACAAATGACCATATTCCCACAGAATACCGAATAAGAAAGGCTGATGGATCATACCTGTATGTTGAATCTGTTGGTCTCAATCTTCTTGACACACCAGGAATCAATGGCATCGTCACCACCACCCATCCGATTCATACCCAGAAAATGGCTGAATTCGGGATGAAAAAGGTGGCTGATGATCTTGCTGCAGCATATGAGGAACTTGCAGCAAATGAGGAAGAACTCAGGATCAGTTATGAGCAGCTGAAAGAGCAGGAACAGGCTCTATTAGAGAGTGAAGAACGATTTCGGAGCATGGCTGAGCGCTCTTCAGATCTGATAATCCTCATCAGCAAAGAGTTTCTTTCCATATATCTCTCCCCCTCTGCTCATTCTGTTATCGGATATGATCCTGAAGAATTCGTTGGCAAACCTGCAGAATATTGGGCTCAAACAATCTTCTCACCGAGCGGACCAGATTTTTACCAGGCTGTTCAAAAAACAATGAATGGTGAATCTGTTTCAAACCTTGAGGTCCAGATCCAGAAAAAGAACGGAGAGTATGCCTATGTCAATATCAATGCAGTCCCCACTCAGCATGAGGAAAAAATCACTGGGATACAGGTATCAATGCGGGATATTACTCCTGTCAGAAAAGCAGAACGTGCTTTTCGGGAGAGTGAGATAAAACTTCGGAAAAGTGAACAACGGTTCCTTGCAACAACCACGAACGCAGGATTCTGGGTCTGGGAAGTCGATGCTGACGGGATATATACGTATTCGAGCCCTGCTGTTGAAAGCATCATGGGATACCATCCGGATGACCTGATTGGAAAGATTCGTTTTTTTGATCTCTTTGATCCATCAGTTCGTGATGAACAGGTTGAAATGGCCAGGGAAATCTTTGATTCAAAAAAATCCTTTTCTAATTTTATTAATCTCAACAGTCATAAGAATGGAAGATGTGTAATCCTGAATACATGTGGAACTCCGGTATTTGACGAACACGGAATATTTTCCGGATACTGCGGAGTGGATCAGGATATTACCACCCAAAAAGAAGCAGAAGAAAAGATCAGGGATAGCGAGGCACGATACCGGCTGCTTGCAGATAATGTGCATGATGTTATATGGACCACCGATGAACGGATGAGAATTACCTATGTTTCTCCTTCGGTTATCGATATGCTTGGGTTTAGTCCTGCAGAAATCAGAACCATGACATTTCGGGATCTTCTCACTCCTGAATCATATCAAAGGATTATAAATCATCATTATGAGTGGTTAGATCAGCTACTTGAAAATAAAAAAATCACTGATAAATCAACTGTTGAATTAGAATTCATCCGCAAGGATCAGACCAGGGTTTGTACAGAGATCATGATAAAACCCATCTATACAGAATATGAACTGTTTATCGGCCTTGTGGGTGTTACCCGGGACATTTCAAAAAGAAAACATACTGAAAAAGCCCTCAAGGTTGCAAATCATCAGTTAAGTCTTCTGACAAGCGTTACCAGACACGACATCCTCAATAAAGTATCTGTCATTTTTACCTATCTGTCTCTTGCAGACCTGGAATATGCCAGTCCCAAACTCACTGAATATCTCAGAATTATTAAAATGGCAACTGATGATATTCAGTCCCATATTGAATTTACCAGAGTATATCAAAATCTTGGTTCACAAGAACCACAATGGTTTATTCTGGAGCGGGTTATGCCCAGGTCAGTTTTGCCGGTCAATATTCATTATCTCAATGACTTGTGCAGGTTCGCTCTCTACGGAGATCCCATGCTTGAAAAAGTGTTCTTCAACCTTCTGGATAACTCAATCCGGCATGGGGATTATGTTACTGACATCCGGGTTTCGGCATATAATTCTGACGGAGGGCTCATCATTATCTGGGAGGATAATGGCAGGGGTATTCCATATGAAGAGAAAGACTCTATATTTGAACATGGAGTCGGGAATAACACAGGTTTTGGTCTTTTTTTGGTCAGAGAAATTTTGCTTCTCACCGGTATCACTATTCAGGAGACAGGAATTCCCGGAAATGGGGCCAGGTTTGAGATCCGGGTACCAAAAGGAGTGTACCGGATTATAGAGGGTTAA